Part of the Penaeus vannamei isolate JL-2024 chromosome 9, ASM4276789v1, whole genome shotgun sequence genome is shown below.
cacacacacacacatatatataaatatatatatatatatatatatatatatatatatatatatatatatatatatatatatatatatatataaagacacatacacacacacacacacacacacatatataaatatatacatatatatgtacacacacacacacacacacacacacacacacacacacacacacacacacacacacacacatatatatatatatatatatatatatatatatatatatatatatatacatatatatgtacacacacacacacacacacacacacagacacacacatatatatatatatatatatatatatatatatatatatatatatatatatatatatatatatatacatatatgagtacgcatacacacacacacacacacacacacacacacacacacacacacacacacacacacatatatatatatatatatatatatatatatatatatatatatatatatatatatatatatatatatatatatatatatatatatatatatatatatatacatatgtatatatatgtatatatatatatatatatatatatatatatatgtgtgtgtgtgtgtgtgtgtgtgtgtgtgtgtgtgtgtgtgtgtgtgtgtgtgtgtgtgtgtaagtgtatatatatatgtatatatatatatatatatatatatatatatatatatatatatatatatatatatgtatatatatatatatatatatatatatatatatatatatatatatatgaatgtgtgtgtttgcgtgtgcttgtgtatgtgtgtttgggtgtgtttgtgtgtgcttatatactaTGAATATTAAGGCAGAATATTGTGCCAGAAGAAGCGAGTGAAAAGCCCCGGCGCTTCAGAGACTCACCTGACTGCTGAGCACAGGCATACTCAGGAGAGCTGGGATTTCCTGTGTGTCTTCGGCAACATGCTTCTCGAGGGACGCCAAGGAGGCGTTGGTGTCCTCTATGGCTGCTGTGTAGTCGTCTATCGTGGCAGCCTGTTCCACGCTCTCCCCCGTGTACCTCGCGGCTTCCACCATCGAGTCGATCTCTGAGATCTTCTTGAGAATCTCCATCTTCTTGGACTTGAGGTCTTTCAAGTTGGCGTTGACTTCGACCAGAAGCGAGCGGAGCCTGTTGGCCGTGTCCCGCTGCTGGTTCTGGGCAGCCTGGAGGTCGGACACTTTGTTCTCCAAGGACTCCTTCGCCTTTTGGCACGCCTTGACCTTCGCGTTCACGAGGACCTTGTGagacttcttcatttcctccaagGCGTCCGAAATAGCCAGGATCCTGCAGAGTCCCCTGGGAGGGACGGGATGGTCCACAACCACGCAGTCGCGACAGACCCAAACCGAACACCTCATGCACCGGAAGAACATTCGAGAACCGTGAGCCGGACAGTCCCCGGCGTTGGGTTGTGGGACGCTGGCGGGGTTCGAAGTGTTGATACTAATATCGGCATGAAACCCCAGGCCCGTCGCAGCCAGGGAGCGAGCCATCCTCAGCAGTGGGTAGTTCACCACGAAGTCCGAAGGGTTGCTGGACATGAAGTAGTGGCGACACTCGGGGCATTTCCGGTCCCTGGCGAGCACCTCAGTTACACATTTACTGCAGAGGGAGTGCCCGCAGCCCAAGTTCCTCGGCGGACATTCATCGCTGAAACGTTCCTCGCACACGCTGCAGTTCAGCCCGAGGTCCTCCATCCTGAACATGGAAAGCGATCATAGATAACGTGGCTCGAGGCTTTGTTTACCGTAGAAAGTAACGGTCGGCCTCTGGTTGCACTTACGAGCTATGTTCTACCAAGGAACTGGGGCGCAGGTATGAGAAATAGTTCGAGtggaacaaagagagaaggaaggagaaggttaGTGACTGAgctagggagtgagtgagtgacacacacacacacacacacacacacacacacacacacacacacacacacaaaaaaaacacacacacacacacacacacacacacacacacacacacacacacacacatatatatatatatatatatatatatatatatatatatatatatatatatatatataactatatgtatatatatatatatatatatatattatatatatgtatatatatatatatatatatatatatatatatatatatatatatatatatatatatatatatatgtatgtatgtatgtatatatatatatatatatatatatatatatatatatatatatatatatatatatgtatatatatatatatatgtatatatatatatatatgtacataaatatatttatatatatatatgtatatatatatatatatatatatatatatatatatatatatatatatatatacacacacacaaacacacacacacacacacatacacacacacacatacacacacacacacgcacacacacacacacacacacacacacacacacacacacacacacacacacacacacacacacagacacacacacacacacaaatatatatatatatatatatatatatatatatatatatatatatatatatatatatatatatacaaatatatatatatatatatatatatatatatatatatatatatatatgtatatatatatatatatatatatatatatatatatatatatatatatatatatatatatatatatatatatatatatatatatatatatatatatatatatatatatatatatatatatatatatatatatatatatatatatatatatatatatatatatatatatatatatatatatatatatatatatatatatatatatatatatatatatatatatatatatatatatatatatatatatatatatatatatatatatatatatatatatatatatatatatatatatatatatatatatatatatatatatatatatatatatatatatatatagatatatatatatatatatatatatatatatatatatatatatatatatatatatatatatatatatatatatatatatatatgtatatatatatatatatatatatatgtatatgtatacacacacacacacacacacacacacacacacacacacacacacacacacacacacacacacacacacacacacacacatatatatatatatatatatatatatatatatatatatatatatatatatatatatatatatatatatatatatatatatatatatatatacatatgtatatatatgtgtatgtatatatatatatatgtatatatatatatatgcatatatgtacatatatatatatatgtatatatatgtgtatatatatatatatatatatatatatatatatatatatatatacatatatatacatacacatatatatatagatatatatatataaatatatatatatgtatatatttatatatatatatatataaatatatatatacatatatatatatatgtatatatatagatgcatatatgtacacacacacacacacacacacacacacacacacacacacacacacacacacacacacacacatatatatatatatatatatatatatatatatatatatatatatatatatatatatatatatatatacatatatatatatatatatatatatatatatatatatatatatatatatatatatatatatatatatatgtatgtatatatatatatatatatatatatatatatatatatatatatatatatatatatatatatatatgtatatgtattcatatatgtacatatttatatacatacatgtatatatatatatatatatatatatatatatatatatatatatatatatatatatacatatacatatatatatatatatatatatatatatatatatatatatatatatatatatatatatatatatatatatatatatatatatatatatatatatatatatatatatatatatatatatatatatatatatatatatatatacatatatatgtaagtctatatatgcgtgtatgtgttcatttgtatatatctacacacacacacataatcacacacacacacacacacacacacacacacacacacacacacacacacacacacacacacacacacacatacacacatattatatatataaaaaaatatatatatatatatttgtatatatatatatatacatttatatatatatatatatatatatatatatatatatatatatatatatatatatatatatatatatatatatatatatatatatatatatatatatatatatatatatatatatatatatatatatatatatatatatatatatatatacatacacacacacatatatatgtatatatatatatatatatatatatatatatatatatatatatatatatatatatatatatatatatatatatatatatatacacacacacacacacacacacacacaaacacacacatacatatatatatatatatatatatatatatatatatatatatatatatatatatatatacatatatatatatatatatataaaaatatataaatatatatatatatatatatatataaacatataaataaatatttataaatgtatatatatatacatatatatatatatatatatatatatatatatatatatatatatatatatatatatatatgaatatatgtatatatgtatatatgtatatatgtatatatgcatatatatatgtgtatatatatatatatatataaatatatatatacatatatatatataaatatatacatatatatatacatatatatatatatatatatatatatacatatatatatatatatatatatatataaatatatatatatacatatatacatatacatatttatatacatatatacatatacatatatatatacatatatatatatatatatatatatattacatatatatacatatatctatttatatatatatatgtaaatatatatatatatatataaatatatatatatatatatatatatatatatatatatatatatatatatatatatgtatatatatatatatatatatatatatatatatatatatatatatatatatatatatatatatatatatatatatatatatatatatatatatatatatatatatgtatatatatatatatatatatatatatatatatatatatatatataaagatatatatacatatacatatacgtacacacacacacacatacacacacacacacacgcacagaaacacacgcacacacacacacacacacacacacacacacacacacacacatatatatata
Proteins encoded:
- the LOC113819275 gene encoding uncharacterized protein isoform X1, which translates into the protein MFYTCVPSTNMSFGAVKKRMEDLGLNCSVCEERFSDECPPRNLGCGHSLCSKCVTEVLARDRKCPECRHYFMSSNPSDFVVNYPLLRMARSLAATGLGFHADISINTSNPASVPQPNAGDCPAHGSRMFFRCMRCSVWVCRDCVVVDHPVPPRGLCRILAISDALEEMKKSHKVLVNAKVKACQKAKESLENKVSDLQAAQNQQRDTANRLRSLLVEVNANLKDLKSKKMEILKKISEIDSMVEAARYTGESVEQAATIDDYTAAIEDTNASLASLEKHVAEDTQEIPALLSMPVLSSQTLVGLLDAGTSIFATTEKEGQPRWARVTRQDDRLHLHALRDGLPGAGCFTLPYDLIRQLVPRDSPLIFMDIGWAGLVRGRVYVRLFGDTPRSNQTVYLCSGEKGPSYRGTSFYKAHKLEQPMESLRGGDFENNDGTGGRAIVDGITSGGVYYHEIAAGLFVSWPAHELWHLGSFDIYLRDCPGVFDNSAHGIVTSGLDLLRLAARHKPITDTSVQDCGLVIPVATST
- the LOC113819275 gene encoding uncharacterized protein isoform X2, with the protein product MEDLGLNCSVCEERFSDECPPRNLGCGHSLCSKCVTEVLARDRKCPECRHYFMSSNPSDFVVNYPLLRMARSLAATGLGFHADISINTSNPASVPQPNAGDCPAHGSRMFFRCMRCSVWVCRDCVVVDHPVPPRGLCRILAISDALEEMKKSHKVLVNAKVKACQKAKESLENKVSDLQAAQNQQRDTANRLRSLLVEVNANLKDLKSKKMEILKKISEIDSMVEAARYTGESVEQAATIDDYTAAIEDTNASLASLEKHVAEDTQEIPALLSMPVLSSQTLVGLLDAGTSIFATTEKEGQPRWARVTRQDDRLHLHALRDGLPGAGCFTLPYDLIRQLVPRDSPLIFMDIGWAGLVRGRVYVRLFGDTPRSNQTVYLCSGEKGPSYRGTSFYKAHKLEQPMESLRGGDFENNDGTGGRAIVDGITSGGVYYHEIAAGLFVSWPAHELWHLGSFDIYLRDCPGVFDNSAHGIVTSGLDLLRLAARHKPITDTSVQDCGLVIPVATST